In Bacteroidales bacterium, one DNA window encodes the following:
- a CDS encoding DUF177 domain-containing protein, which yields MGKHSFNFEVDKRFFDEFQEGDIRLGKLLVDVNLTKQSQMLDLNICINGYAEVVCDRCLESFNLPISYKGVLFVKFGGEKLEDNDEIIILTNDDNEINLAQYIYESISLSLPIQRYHGMNGLKEKCNKEMIDKLKSHLSNKLKKEETVDVDPRWNKLKDIKLN from the coding sequence GTGGGTAAACATTCGTTTAACTTCGAGGTTGATAAAAGGTTTTTTGACGAGTTTCAAGAGGGTGATATTAGACTGGGCAAATTACTGGTTGACGTAAATCTTACCAAACAAAGCCAAATGCTTGACCTTAATATTTGTATTAATGGTTATGCTGAGGTTGTTTGTGATAGATGTCTTGAGTCTTTTAATCTTCCTATTTCATATAAAGGTGTTTTATTTGTGAAATTCGGAGGTGAAAAGCTAGAGGACAACGATGAAATCATTATTTTAACTAACGATGATAATGAAATTAACCTTGCCCAATATATCTATGAAAGTATTAGCCTAAGCTTACCCATACAACGTTATCACGGGATGAATGGTTTAAAGGAAAAATGTAATAAGGAAATGATTGACAAATTAAAAAGCCATTTATCCAACAAATTAAAGAAAGAGGAAACAGTAGATGTTGATCCTCGATGGAATAAACTTAAAGATATTAAATTAAACTAA
- the rpmF gene encoding 50S ribosomal protein L32: MAHPKSKISKQRRNKRRTHDKAELPTLGTCSNCNSAIQYHRVCPECGFYRGKLAIEKAVAKA; encoded by the coding sequence ATGGCACATCCAAAATCCAAAATTTCCAAGCAAAGAAGGAATAAAAGGAGAACTCACGACAAAGCCGAATTACCAACACTGGGAACATGTTCTAACTGCAATTCTGCTATTCAGTACCATAGAGTTTGTCCAGAATGTGGTTTTTATCGTGGTAAATTAGCAATCGAAAAGGCTGTTGCAAAAGCTTAA
- the plsX gene encoding phosphate acyltransferase PlsX, producing MRIGVDAMGGDFAPDAVVSGAILAQKKLSSDQRIVLLGDETQIISLIKKGNANPDDFDVIHCTEVIEMSDNPAKAFKNKPDSSIGNGFKALATKQIDGFASAGNTGAMLVGAMYTIKQVSGIIRPAIASFIPVSESKFNLLLDVGLNPDCKPEVLYQYGILGSLYAKFILGNQNPRVALLNIGEEDEKGNLLVKSTFDLMKNNKDFSFVGNVEGNDLFKDDKADVVVCDGFVGNVVLKEAEAFYRIIKKRKIEDPYLEMFNAENYGGTPILGVNEPVIIAHGSSNPKAIMNMILQTKEVISSNLCLKIKEAFS from the coding sequence ATGAGAATTGGTGTAGATGCAATGGGTGGTGATTTTGCTCCTGACGCAGTTGTATCAGGGGCAATTCTTGCTCAAAAAAAACTATCTTCCGATCAGAGGATTGTACTTTTGGGCGATGAAACCCAAATTATCTCATTAATAAAAAAGGGTAATGCTAATCCTGATGACTTTGATGTTATTCATTGCACCGAAGTTATCGAAATGAGCGATAATCCAGCTAAGGCGTTTAAAAACAAACCTGATTCTAGCATAGGTAATGGTTTTAAGGCATTGGCCACCAAACAAATTGACGGTTTTGCCAGCGCAGGGAATACTGGAGCGATGTTGGTTGGCGCAATGTATACTATTAAGCAAGTTTCTGGTATAATTCGTCCGGCTATTGCGAGTTTCATCCCAGTAAGTGAAAGCAAGTTTAATCTTTTACTTGATGTAGGGCTAAACCCCGACTGCAAACCTGAGGTTTTATATCAGTATGGTATTCTTGGATCGCTTTACGCAAAATTTATCCTTGGAAATCAAAATCCTCGTGTAGCTCTTTTAAACATAGGAGAAGAGGACGAGAAGGGTAATCTTCTGGTCAAAAGCACTTTTGACTTGATGAAAAACAACAAGGATTTTAGCTTTGTTGGAAATGTGGAGGGGAACGATCTTTTTAAGGACGATAAAGCTGATGTAGTTGTTTGTGACGGTTTTGTGGGTAATGTCGTTCTAAAAGAGGCCGAAGCATTTTATCGAATTATCAAAAAAAGAAAAATAGAGGATCCTTACCTCGAAATGTTCAATGCAGAAAATTATGGTGGAACACCTATTCTTGGTGTTAATGAACCTGTAATTATTGCGCATGGCTCATCTAATCCCAAAGCCATAATGAACATGATACTTCAAACCAAAGAGGTGATTAGTTCGAATCTTTGTCTAAAAATCAAGGAGGCTTTTAGTTAA
- a CDS encoding ketoacyl-ACP synthase III produces MGKITAAITGIAGYAPDYILTNEELSKMVDTTDEWIMTRIGIKERRILKGEGKGTSDIATPAVLELLRKTNTHPDEVDMLICGVVTPDMLFPATANIISDKVGIKNAFGYDLNAGCSSFIYALVTASKFIESGTHKKVIVVGADKMSSITDYTDRATCPIFGDGAGAVLLEPCTDGFGVIDSLMKVDGSGRKHLHQVAGGSMYPASIETVNKRQHYIYQEGQAVFKAAVSNMADTAVEMMNRNNLTPENLAWLVPHQANMRIIEATGNRMGLSKDKVMINIQKYGNTTSATIPLCLWEWESQLRRGDNIILATFGAGFTWGAVYLKWAYDGDKVK; encoded by the coding sequence ATGGGAAAAATTACTGCTGCAATTACCGGTATTGCTGGTTATGCCCCAGATTATATTCTTACGAACGAGGAGTTAAGCAAAATGGTCGACACCACAGATGAGTGGATAATGACCAGAATAGGTATCAAGGAAAGAAGAATTCTTAAAGGCGAAGGTAAAGGAACATCTGATATTGCAACACCAGCCGTACTGGAATTACTTCGCAAAACAAATACTCACCCTGATGAGGTTGATATGCTTATCTGTGGTGTTGTTACCCCCGATATGCTATTCCCTGCAACGGCTAATATTATCAGCGATAAAGTTGGAATCAAAAACGCATTTGGTTATGATCTAAATGCCGGTTGTTCCAGTTTTATTTATGCTTTGGTAACCGCATCTAAATTTATTGAATCAGGAACACACAAAAAGGTTATTGTTGTTGGTGCTGATAAAATGTCCTCCATAACTGATTATACTGATCGTGCAACTTGTCCGATTTTTGGAGATGGTGCAGGAGCGGTTCTTTTAGAACCTTGTACCGACGGATTTGGTGTAATTGATTCTCTCATGAAAGTTGACGGTTCTGGACGCAAGCATTTGCATCAAGTAGCCGGTGGTTCAATGTATCCCGCATCAATTGAAACTGTCAATAAACGTCAACATTATATCTATCAGGAAGGTCAGGCTGTATTTAAGGCGGCTGTTTCCAATATGGCAGATACTGCTGTTGAGATGATGAATAGGAATAACCTAACCCCCGAAAACCTTGCTTGGTTAGTACCACATCAAGCGAATATGAGAATCATTGAGGCAACGGGCAATAGAATGGGCTTGAGCAAGGATAAAGTTATGATCAATATCCAAAAATATGGCAATACGACAAGTGCAACTATTCCATTGTGTCTATGGGAATGGGAATCACAACTTCGTAGGGGTGATAACATCATTCTTGCAACTTTTGGTGCTGGTTTTACTTGGGGTGCTGTATATTTAAAATGGGCCTACGATGGCGATAAGGTAAAATAA
- a CDS encoding T9SS type A sorting domain-containing protein produces MIKKTISIALFLIFSITTFSQIPNGYYSAAEGKTGATLKTALFNIIKTHTVRTYSNLWTDFQTTDKRDDGKVWDMYSSCRLIFVTNQDNGSGGTSECEKYNREHSFPNNWFNGDQASPMYTDLFHLYPTDKKVNNTRSNYVYGVVLTPSYTSSNGCKLGSSDPTTGFSGTVFEPINEYKGDFARSYLYMATCYEDRIAGWASYTTETQAILAGNSFPAYKAWYVTLLLSWCQQDPVSQKEIDRNNAVYSIQGNRNPFIDQPEYAQAIWGTNTAVDKINSLPLVSIYPNPSKGEICVEALNVKVDILTIVSVTGNTIIQTTYNGGKKIVDISKLNPGVYFVIASGKAFKNTTKIVVY; encoded by the coding sequence ATGATTAAAAAAACGATTTCAATAGCGTTATTTCTGATTTTCTCGATAACTACTTTTTCTCAAATCCCTAACGGGTATTATTCAGCAGCCGAAGGGAAAACGGGTGCAACTTTAAAAACGGCACTGTTTAATATTATTAAAACTCATACTGTTCGAACCTATTCAAATCTTTGGACTGATTTTCAAACAACAGATAAACGGGATGATGGGAAGGTTTGGGATATGTACTCATCATGCCGTTTAATTTTTGTTACAAATCAGGATAATGGTTCAGGCGGAACAAGTGAATGTGAAAAGTACAATAGAGAACACTCATTCCCCAACAACTGGTTTAATGGAGATCAAGCGTCTCCAATGTACACAGACCTATTCCATCTATACCCCACCGATAAAAAAGTGAATAATACGAGGAGCAATTATGTTTATGGCGTGGTTTTAACCCCAAGTTATACATCATCTAATGGTTGTAAACTCGGTTCTTCCGATCCTACAACTGGTTTTTCAGGTACTGTTTTTGAGCCAATAAATGAGTATAAAGGGGATTTTGCACGCTCTTACCTTTATATGGCTACATGTTATGAAGACAGGATCGCCGGATGGGCTTCATATACAACTGAAACTCAGGCGATATTAGCGGGTAATTCCTTTCCTGCTTATAAAGCATGGTATGTCACCCTCCTTTTGAGTTGGTGCCAACAAGATCCTGTTAGTCAAAAAGAGATTGATAGGAATAATGCTGTTTATTCAATACAAGGCAATCGAAATCCATTTATTGATCAACCAGAATATGCTCAGGCTATTTGGGGAACAAATACCGCTGTAGATAAAATAAATTCATTACCACTAGTTAGTATTTATCCAAATCCTTCAAAAGGGGAAATATGTGTTGAGGCCTTAAATGTAAAGGTAGATATCCTTACGATTGTTAGTGTTACTGGAAATACAATTATTCAAACAACCTATAATGGCGGGAAAAAAATAGTTGATATTAGTAAGTTAAACCCAGGAGTATATTTTGTAATTGCAAGCGGGAAGGCCTTTAAAAATACTACCAAAATTGTGGTCTACTAG